Proteins from one Oenanthe melanoleuca isolate GR-GAL-2019-014 chromosome 1, OMel1.0, whole genome shotgun sequence genomic window:
- the GPR15 gene encoding G-protein coupled receptor 15, with translation MRTAGPEMELPQLSSMATVTFNYDYYYDDQCQSQHLQYMSTFLPILYSVVFLVGVAGNSILIAALVFKRRVQRLIDIFIINLAASDFIFLITLPFWVDMEVSDENWRVGSFLCKASSYVISVNMYCSILLLTCMSADRYLAIMHPSIARRVRKRSYSGILCICIWLLSFCLGMPTLLSRELKNQYGKTYCTDKAMTEVKQIMSLVLLILAFFFPLLSILTFYCSIAKRLCMHYQKAGKKDKKLRKSIKIVFIVVAAFVVSWVPYNLFKLMAILLQLLKQPDCFSGRVVQLGIKVSSPFAFANSCANPFIYFCFDNYIRRAMLQCLCPRVKISSHSSDTLDTHLSHSLSNFVAGEYATRKRKRSVSL, from the coding sequence ATGAGGACAGCAGGGCCAGAAATGGAACTCCCCCAGCTGTCGTCCATGGCTACAGTCACCTTCAACTATGACTACTACTACGATGACCAGTGCCAGTCCCAGCACCTGCAGTATATGTCTACTTTCCTCCCTATCCTTTATAGTGTCGTGTTCCTGGTGGGCGTTGCTGGCAACTCAATTCTGATAGCAGCCTTGGTCTTCAAGCGACGGGTCCAGAGGCTGATTGACATCTTTATCATCAACCTCGCTGCATCTGACTTCATCTTCCTCATCACACTGCCTTTCTGGGTGGACATGGAGGTGTCGGACGAGAACTGGAGGGTAGGATCTTTCCTCTGCAAAGCTAGCTCCTATGTCATCTCAGTCAACATGTactgcagcatcctgctcctcacctgtATGAGCGCTGACCGGTACCTCGCTATCATGCATCCCTCTATTGCACGACGGGTCAGGAAAAGATCCTATTCCGGAATACTCTGCATCTGTATCTGGTTACTATCCTTCTGCTTAGGGATGCCAACCCTTTTGTCTAGAGAACTGAAGAACCAATATGGAAAGACTTACTGCACAGACAAAGCCATGACAGAAGTTAAACAGATCATGTCACTGGTGCTTTTAATTCTGGCCTTCTTCTTCCCACTGTTGAGTATCTTAACTTTTTACTGCTCCATCGCCAAGAGACTCTGCATGCACTATCAGAAGGCTGGGAAAAAAGATAAGAAACTGAGAAAATCCATCAAGATTGTCTTCATTGTAGTGGCAGCTTTTGTGGTTTCCTGGGTTCCTTACAATCTTTTCAAGCTTATGGCCATCCTTTTGCAACTCCTAAAGCAGCCTGACTGTTTCTCTGGCAGGGTTGTCCAGCTGGGCATAAAGGTGAGCAGCCCTTTTGCTTTTGCCAATAGCTGTGCCAACCCATTCATTTACTTTTGCTTTGACAACTACATCCGCAGAGCCATGCTCCAGTGCCTGTGCCCACGGGTGAAaatcagcagccacagctctgataCCCTGGACACCCACCTGAGTCATTCCTTATCCAATTTTGTGGCAGGGGAGTATGCCACCAGGAAGAGGAAGCGCTCTGTGTCCCTCTGA